A stretch of Fimbriimonadia bacterium DNA encodes these proteins:
- the queF gene encoding NADPH-dependent 7-cyano-7-deazaguanine reductase QueF gives MSTILETFPNPCPERDYTIRHVCPEFTSVCPKTGNPDFATITVEYVPKELCIELKSLKLYYFSFRDQGIFYEAVVNRILDDLVAACSPRRMTVTGEFNVRGGISSVVTATYDHRT, from the coding sequence ATGTCCACAATCCTCGAGACGTTCCCCAACCCCTGCCCGGAACGTGACTACACCATCCGGCACGTCTGCCCGGAGTTCACTTCGGTCTGCCCTAAAACAGGCAACCCGGACTTTGCCACGATCACTGTCGAATACGTGCCCAAAGAACTCTGCATCGAACTCAAGTCGCTGAAGCTGTATTACTTCTCGTTTCGGGACCAAGGCATCTTCTACGAAGCGGTGGTGAACCGAATCTTGGATGACCTCGTGGCTGCATGCTCACCGCGCCGAATGACAGTTACTGGCGAGTTCAACGTTCGGGGTGGCATCAGCTCCGTGGTGACGGCGACCTACGACCACCGGACGTAG